The genomic region AAAGCAATGTGGTCGGCGATAACCCTATGCAAAGAGAAGCCTTCTGAACCAATTTTTTTTCTCATCTCCTCAGGCAAATCCTGACTATTTGCTAAATAATAATGAAATAACTCTTTTATCACGTTTTTCCCTTTAAAAGACATTTGTAAAACCCTATAGTCAGAATAAAATTTATCATATAAATACTTTTGCATAATTTTTAGTTTAGACTTGAACTCGTTTGTATAATCAATCAAAATCCTGTCACAACGATAAACGTCTTCCAATGTTTGTATATTAAAACCTGAAATAAGTTTCTCGCTATTTTCTAAAGATTCTCGAATCATAACATTTATTAAATAACGAACGTTTAAGAACCGTTTTTGTTCATCACTCAGATTGGTAAATTTATGTTCGTTTACTATTTGCGCTTCTCTCCATAGCTCAACTTCGGCTGTCAGCTCATCATGGTCTAATATCCCAGAGGCCAAGCCATCATCCAAGTCATGATTAATATACGCCAACTGGTCTGCCAAATTGACTATCTGTGCCTCCATAGATGGGTGGATCAAGTCTTCTTCAGCAAGATTCTGTGGATTATCAAAAGGTGTGTGATGCTTCATCAGCCCTTCCAAAAGTTCTACTGTCAAATTAAGCCCCAGAAATAAGGGATATTTATTTTCTAACAGCTCTACTACTCGCTTACTCTGATTATTATGCTCAAACCCTCCATGATTAACCAACAACTCATCTAACATTTCTTCACCAGCATGACCAAAAGGTGTATGTCCTAAATCATGAGCAAGTGCGATGGATTCAACCAAATCTTCATTACCCCCAAGAACTCGAGCAAGATGTCTAGCTATCTGGCAAACCTCAAGCGTATGAGTTAATCTTGTTCTAAAATGGTCATTCTCATGTGAAACAAATACCTGTGTTTTATGTTTAAGTCTACGGAATGCTTTTGAATGGACTATTCTGTCTCTATCCCTCTGAAAACAAGTCCTTTGCTCGTCTTGCTCCTCAGAAAAATGACGACCCAATGAGTTCTTTGCATAAATTGCGTATGGTTTTAATTCTCGAATTTCTCTATTTTCAAAATACTGTCGGTCAAACACTACATTTTCCCAAACAATAACTCTAGATCAATAACAACCATAATATTATCTCCGATTTTACCTATTCTATCGACAAAATCAGAATCTATACTTGAGATAACATTGGTCTCCTTTTTCATCTTACTTTCTTGCACCCTCTCAACCTTATTCATCCTATCAACAATCATGCCAACATTCTTACCTTTTACTTCTGAAATTATTATTCGTGTATGCTTATCAAATTCACGAGCTAACAAGGATAATCTCAACCTTAAGTCAATGACTGGGATAACTTGTCCCCTTAAATTAATTACACCGACTACATACTCATTACTTCTGGGAACAGTTGTTATGTCTATTAATTTAATGACTTCTCTAACTTTATAAATATCAACGCCATATAATTCTTCACCTATAAAAAAAGTTACAAACTGCAACAGTTCGTCGTTTTTTTCATCATTTAGCATAGATTCTTTTTTACTGTTCATAATTACCCTCTAACTCTAATTGTATTTCCATACATCTCTCATAGTCAACGTTTTCTAACTAAAGAACGCACATAAGCTTGTGCTTCCTCTGACGACCTATCAGTCACCAAAACAGAAACTTCACGAAAGATATCTTCTTGCTCAACATGCTTCTCGACATCAATAATTGTTTGATTCGTCATAAATTTTTTCTTTATTTTAAAAAGGACATCTGCGTTTACAGCTATCATTGGTGAATGAGTGACAACTATTAACTGTCTTAACAAAGACATCTTGCGCATAACCTCCATAACCTTAAAGGCGATATCACCACTAACGCCACTATCTATCTCATCAAAGGCGTATACGGAAATTGGTGAAATCTTAAGTAATACTGACTTAAAAGCGAGAAGCACTCGCGATGTCTCACCTCCCGAAAGTTCTGTTAGGCTTACAAAACTAGACCCAACATTTACCTTAATGAAAAGCTCTAACTCGTCATTACCCAAGCTATCATAAGCTTCTTTTTTCTTTAAAGAATAAGAAAGTTCTGTCTTATCTAACTTTAACATTCTTAATGATTCGCCTATTTCGGAAAGAACTCTATCTAATACTATCTTTCTGGTATCAGTAAGTTCCTGAGCAAGCGGCACTAGCTGTAACTTTTCTGCTTGAAGCTCGCTTTCTTTCTTTTTCATCCTAGCTTGATAATAATCTCTATTGTCCAGCTGATCTTTGATCTTTTCTTGATATACAATAACTTCTTCTAAACTTCTTCTAAACTTAGTTTTCAAATTTTCTAAAGCTGAAAGTCGCTCTTCAATATCTCCAATATCTTCAACTCTATCCCTGTTTGTTGACTTAGTTACCTGCCACAAAATATCTTCCTGCATTGCAAATGCTTCGTTCATCTTTTCCACAAGCTCTTTGCCCAACAATCCGGCATTAAACATTTTGTCAGCTTCTAAGACTGCCTTCTGTAACCCTTCTCCTGCTTTCTCTAATCCCTGCCTTACCGTAGTAACTGACCTCTCTAAATCTAAACGATTTTTTATTTGTTTTAACGTTACAAACAGCTCATTATCCTCATTTAATTTAGGGGAAACTTTATTAATCTCTGTTAGATGATAAGTAAACAGCTCTTTGTCG from Candidatus Margulisiibacteriota bacterium harbors:
- a CDS encoding deoxyguanosinetriphosphate triphosphohydrolase, translating into MFDRQYFENREIRELKPYAIYAKNSLGRHFSEEQDEQRTCFQRDRDRIVHSKAFRRLKHKTQVFVSHENDHFRTRLTHTLEVCQIARHLARVLGGNEDLVESIALAHDLGHTPFGHAGEEMLDELLVNHGGFEHNNQSKRVVELLENKYPLFLGLNLTVELLEGLMKHHTPFDNPQNLAEEDLIHPSMEAQIVNLADQLAYINHDLDDGLASGILDHDELTAEVELWREAQIVNEHKFTNLSDEQKRFLNVRYLINVMIRESLENSEKLISGFNIQTLEDVYRCDRILIDYTNEFKSKLKIMQKYLYDKFYSDYRVLQMSFKGKNVIKELFHYYLANSQDLPEEMRKKIGSEGFSLHRVIADHIALMTDNYVLSEHSRLVLGC
- a CDS encoding chemotaxis protein CheW — its product is MNSKKESMLNDEKNDELLQFVTFFIGEELYGVDIYKVREVIKLIDITTVPRSNEYVVGVINLRGQVIPVIDLRLRLSLLAREFDKHTRIIISEVKGKNVGMIVDRMNKVERVQESKMKKETNVISSIDSDFVDRIGKIGDNIMVVIDLELLFGKM